ATACTCAACAACAACAAATAGTTCGGCGCAGACCAGACCGGGCCGCGGGCAAGCTGGGCACCATGGTCGATATAGGTGTTAAGGCGCAATTCACGCCAGGTATGCAGTTGATCCCATTGCAGTTTCTTCTCTTTCGCCAGCGGATGGGACGCGGCAACGTAAAGTCCCATCCACGTTTGCATCGGCAAGCGCGTCGCACCGATATCGGTGGGATAGTGGTCTCTGGCTTCAATCAAACCAACCTGCGCCCGCTCTTTTTGCAGCAGATCGATAACGTCCACATCCTCACCAATCAGACATTCAAATTCGGTATGTGGAAACTGGCGATCAAACTGCACCATCAGTTCCTCCAGCACGTCGGGGTGTAACGTGTCGGAGAGCACAAACGTCAGACGCGCTTCGGTTTCGCCAGCCAGCGAAAGCGCCACCTCATCGAGACGTTCGCTGGCCGACAGAATCGCCTGAACGTAACCAAGTACTTTCTTGCCTTCTTCCGTTAGCACCGGCTGACGCGAAGAGCGGTCAAAAAGCGAAACGCCAAGATCGGCTTCAAGGTGAGCGATCGCCGTGCTAATGGTGGACTGACTTTTCCGCAGTCTGCGTGCCGCCGCCGAGAACGAGCCACAGGAAACGGTCTCGACAAATGCGGTTAAGGCTTCAGGTGAGTAACGCATGAACTATCTACTTTATCGATGGATACTATCTTTTAGATATCACATAAAACGATAAAATTCCCCCTATTCCGTTATCCGGGCGTTTTCAAGAAAGGTAAGTTATGCAACACAATGCAGTTCAACGTCGTTCATTACTGGAGCGTGTCTTTCACGCCGTCTGTTTTGAAGGGATCGCTACGGCGATCCTGGCTCCCACCACGGCCTGGTTGATGCAACGATCGGTGCTGGAAATGGGCGGACTGACAATCCTGCTGGCGACCACGGCGATGATCTGGAACATCATCTACAACGCGCTGTTTGACCGTTTCTGGCCTTCACATCTGGTGACACGAACGGCGAAAGTGCGTGCGTTTCACGCGCTGGGGTTTGAAAGCGGCTTTATCGTCATCGGCGTGAGTATCGTGGCGTATGTACTGAACGTTAGCCTGATACAGGCCTTTACGCTGGAGATCGGCTTCTTCCTGTTCTTCCTGCCCTACACCATGTTCTATAACTGGGCTTATGACACGTTGCGCGTACGCTTTGTGAGGCGTCGCGAACCGCGCGTGACTGCCTGATAACTCACATTTTTGCCGGAATCCGCGCGGTTCCGGCAAGACCTGTTGCCCCCCTTCTCCCGTTCAGTCCTCACGCCCACCCGCTCATTTATGGTAAATTGCGCTTCTTTTTGTTTATTTTATAGTTGATACGTTCAAGAAATGTCGAAAATTTGGTCAAAAGAAGAGACGCTCTGGAGCTTTGCGTTATATGGAACTGCCGTGGGCGCAGGAACCCTGTTTCTCCCCATCCAGCTTGGCTCCGCGGGCGCGATTGTCCTGTTTGTCACCGCTCTGGTCGCCTGGCCTCTCACATACTGGCCGCATAAAGCGTTATGTCAGTTCATTCTCTCGTCGAAAACCTCTGCGGGAGAAGGGATCACCGGTGCAGTGACGCACTATTACGGTAAGAAGATCGGCAGCCTGATTACCACGCTGTACTTTATTGCCTTTTTCGTGGTGGTTCTGATTTATGCCGTCGCCATCACCAACTCCCTGACAGAACAGCTCGCCCGCTATCTTGAGATTAGCCTCGGCATCCGCATGGGAGTCAGCCTTGGCGTGGTATTGATCCTGAACCTGATTTTCCTGATGGGCCGCCATGCGACCATACGAGTGATGGGCTTTTTGGTGTTCCCGCTGATCGCTTACTTCCTGTTTCTCTCGCTATATCTGACCGGCAGTTGGCAACCCTCTTTGCTTACCGGACAAATGGCGTTCGATCAGCACACGCTGCATCAGGTATGGATATCAATTCCGGTGATGGTTTTTGCTTTTAGCCATACGCCTATTATCTCTACGTTTGCCATCGACAGACGTGAGAAATATGGTGAGCTGGCCATGGGTAAATGCAAAAAAATCATGAAGGTAGCGTATCTTATCATCTGCTTAAGCGTGCTGTTCTTCGTCTTTAGCTGCCTGCTGTCGATTCCGACATCGTACATCGAAGCCGCTAAAAATGAAGGTGTCACCATTCTTTCGGCCTTATCCATGATGCCTGCCGCCCCGGCGTGGCTCTCGATTTCAGGTATCATCGTCGCC
The sequence above is drawn from the Citrobacter amalonaticus genome and encodes:
- a CDS encoding LysR family transcriptional regulator, which gives rise to MRYSPEALTAFVETVSCGSFSAAARRLRKSQSTISTAIAHLEADLGVSLFDRSSRQPVLTEEGKKVLGYVQAILSASERLDEVALSLAGETEARLTFVLSDTLHPDVLEELMVQFDRQFPHTEFECLIGEDVDVIDLLQKERAQVGLIEARDHYPTDIGATRLPMQTWMGLYVAASHPLAKEKKLQWDQLHTWRELRLNTYIDHGAQLARGPVWSAPNYLLLLSMAVQGFGWCALPCALVEEFAAEKPLVQLAVPGWPKAIAIDLLWNKKSPPGVAGSWLRYHLQQGSVPG
- a CDS encoding multidrug/biocide efflux PACE transporter, with the protein product MQHNAVQRRSLLERVFHAVCFEGIATAILAPTTAWLMQRSVLEMGGLTILLATTAMIWNIIYNALFDRFWPSHLVTRTAKVRAFHALGFESGFIVIGVSIVAYVLNVSLIQAFTLEIGFFLFFLPYTMFYNWAYDTLRVRFVRRREPRVTA
- a CDS encoding amino acid permease gives rise to the protein MSKIWSKEETLWSFALYGTAVGAGTLFLPIQLGSAGAIVLFVTALVAWPLTYWPHKALCQFILSSKTSAGEGITGAVTHYYGKKIGSLITTLYFIAFFVVVLIYAVAITNSLTEQLARYLEISLGIRMGVSLGVVLILNLIFLMGRHATIRVMGFLVFPLIAYFLFLSLYLTGSWQPSLLTGQMAFDQHTLHQVWISIPVMVFAFSHTPIISTFAIDRREKYGELAMGKCKKIMKVAYLIICLSVLFFVFSCLLSIPTSYIEAAKNEGVTILSALSMMPAAPAWLSISGIIVAVVAMSKSFLGTYFGVIEGATEVVKTGLQQVGVKKSRAFNRALSIMMVSTITFIICCINPNAISMIYAISGPLIAMILFIMPTLSTYLIPALKPHRSFGNLVTLIVGLLCVSVMFLG